The Oncorhynchus nerka isolate Pitt River linkage group LG24, Oner_Uvic_2.0, whole genome shotgun sequence genome has a window encoding:
- the rad54l gene encoding DNA repair and recombination protein RAD54-like, with translation MRRSLAPSQVAKRKHGGDSSEDEDWNPEEDTKIRKVGNESRESYISPFRKPLTQLTNQPVCVDSNAHEALIRSILSKPFKIPIPNYTGSLGIRALGLKRAGVRKSLHDPFENGALVLYQPPVLSAHELIKAEKDKLPVHVVVDPVLGKVLRPHQREGVKFLWDCVTGRRIADSYGCIMADEMGLGKTLQCIALMWTLLRQSPDAKPEIDKAIVVSPSSLVRNWYNEVGKWLGGRITPVAIDGGSKEEIDKKLVNFMTQHGLRVPTPILIISYETFRLHAEVLHKGKVGLVICDEGHRLKNSDNQTYQALNAMSAQRRVLISGTPIQNDLLEYFSLVHFVNAGILGTAQEFKKRFELPILKGRDADASDKDRQAGEEKLKELISIVNGCLIRRTSDILSKYLPVKIEQVVCCRLTPLQSELYKLFLRQAKPLQTLQQQGKISVSSLSSITSLKKLCNHPALIYDKCVERDEGFDGALNLFPTGYSTKAVEPQLSGKMLVLDYILAMTRSTTSDKVVLVSNYTQTLDLFEKLCRTRRYLYVRLDGTMSIKKRAKIVERFNSPSSPEFIFMLSSKAGGCGLNLIGANRLVMFDPDWNPANDEQAMARVWRDGQKKTCYIYRLLSTGTIEEKILQRQAHKKALSSCVVDEAQDVERHFSLGELRELFHLSEETTSDTHDRFRCRRCVNGRQVRPPPEDSDCTCDLSQWQHCSDKRGLRDPILQASWDAAISFVFHQRSHEDQRGVV, from the exons ATG AGGAGAAGCCTAGCACCAAGCCAGGTTGCCAAAAGGAAGCATGGAGGAGATTCGTCCGAGGATGAGGATTGGAATCCAGAAGAAGAT ACCAAAATAAGGAAGGTTGGAAATGAAAGCAGAGAAAGCTATATCTCTCCCTTCAGAAAGCCTTTGACACAGTTGACCAACCAGCCTGTATGTGTGGACAGCAATGCACAC GAAGCCTTAATTCGAAGTATTCTCTCAAAACCTTTTAAAATCCCCATCCCCAATTACACAG GCTCTCTGGGGATAAGAGCACTAGGACTGAAGCGTGCGGGGGTAAGGAAGTCTCTTCACGACCCATTTGAAAACGGTGCACTGGTCCTCTATCAGCCTCCAGTGCTGAGCGCTCATGAGCTGATAAAAGCAGAGAA AGATAAACTGCCTGTACATGTTGTCGTGGATCCAGTCCTTGGAAAGGTCCTCAGACCCCATCAGAGAGAG GGAGTGAAATTCCTGTGGGACTGTGTGACCGGGAGACGTATTGCCGACTCGTATGGCTGCATCATGGCTGATGAGATGGGGCTGGGGAAAACCCTGCAGTGTATTGCCCTCATGTGGACCCTGCTGCGCCAGAGTCCTGATGCCAAGCCTGAGATAGACAAGGCCATTGTTGTTTCACCCTCCAGTTTGGTTCGTAACTGGTACAATGAGGTGGGAAAGTGGCTGGGCGGACGCATCACACCGGTGGCCATCGATGGTGGATCCAAGGAGGAGATAGACAAAAAACTAG TGAACTTCATGACCCAGCATGGCTTGAGGGTTCCTACTCCAATCCTGATCATTTCATACGAGACGTTCCGGCTTCATGCTGAAGTTCTACACAAAGGAAAAGTGGGACTTGTCATCTGTGATGAG GGTCATCGGCTGAAGAACTCGGACAACCAGACGTACCAGGCTCTGAATGCTATGAGTGCCCAGAGGAGGGTGCTTATCTCAGGCACTCCCATTCAGAATGACCTGCTGGAATACTTCAGTCTGGTGCACTTTGTCAATGCTGGCATCCTGG GAACAGCCCAGGAGTTTAAGAAGCGTTTTGAGCTCCCCATCCTGAAGGGTCGTGATGCAGACGCCAGCGACAAAGACAGGCAGGCTGGAGAGGAGAAACTCAAGGAGCTGATCAGCATTGTCAATGG ATGCTTGATTCGGAGAACCTCAGACATCCTCTCAAAGTATCTTCCTGTTAAGATCGAGCAGGTCGTCTGTTGCAG GCTGACCCCCCTCCAGTCAGAGCTGTATAAACTGTTCCTGAGGCAGGCTAAGCCCTTACAGACACTGCAGCAGCAGGGCAAGAtcagtgtctcctctctgtcctccatcaccTCTCTCAAGAAGCTCTGTAACC ACCCGGCTCTCATCTATGATAAGTGTGTGGAGCGAGATGAGGGCTTCGATGGGGCCCTGAATCTCTTCCCTACAGGATACTCCACCAAGGCTGTGGAGCCACAGCTTTCTG GTAAAATGCTGGTTCTGGACTATATCCTGGCCATGACCAGAAGCACCACCAGTGACAAAGTGGTGTTGGTCtccaactacacacaaacactggacctCTTTGAGAAGCTCTGTCGAACTCGAAG ATACCTCTACGTTCGGCTTGATGGCACAATGTCCATCAAGAAGAGAGCAAAGATAGTGGAGAGGTTCAACAGCCCATCT AGCCCAGAGTTCATATTTATGCTGAGCAGCAAAGCTGGGGGGTGTGGCCTGAATCTGATTGGTGCTAATCGCCTGGTGATGTTTGACCCTGACTGGAACCCAGCCAATGACGAGCAGGCCATGGCTCGAGTCTGGAGAGACGGACAGAAAAAGACCTGCTACATCTACAGACTGCTTTCA ACAGGGACAATTGAGGAGAAGATCCTTCAGAGGCAGGCCCATAAGAAGGCTCTGAGCAGCTGTGTGGTGGACGAAGCGCAGGATGTGGAGAGACACTTCTCTCTGGGGGAGCTACGAGAACTCTTTCATCTCAGTGAGGAGACCACCAGTGACACGcatgacag GTTCCGCTGTCGGCGCTGTGTGAATGGGCGACAGGTGCGGCCCCCTCCTGAGGACTCTGATTGTACCTGTGACCTGTCCCAGTGGCAACACTGCTCTGACAAGAGGGGCCTGAGAGACCCCATACTGCAGGCCTCCTGGGACGCTGCCATCTCCTTTGTCTTCCACCAGCGCTCCCACGAGGACCAGAGAGGGGTAGTGTGA
- the taf4b gene encoding transcription initiation factor TFIID subunit 4, giving the protein MPTTENSANETQAEKSASPANSGSGTANISDTIVQVGATVKAPTPSASCPAIPAFISKGTTKDPDPAHTQPQNANNGSSATQLPLSVMHVAPTTATVTVAPVQASTQPVTSSTTIKSVVSNLPPTVVMITTGLRPISPMVAGPIVSSPTVTMSAQPPVRMSSPLGPAVTRVATATQAPGKAAVIAIPRPTTFQQPAASIRPPQTTSVQLPANFHIPPGMVLIRSDSGQLMLVSQQALAAAQGLAARTPGTGTSPSPRPPTTQVSAATVVRKAENPGVIRVPPPPSPHVTTAQSTPMVKVVGAAPTPPAGQIQITRPMIRPVAPVTVTRSPGPGPLIIPTKPTNTPRATPPTITPEVLENVKKCKNFLVTLIKLASSGTHSADMAKNVRELVKSLLDGRLEPEEFTDQLYRELKSSPQPYLVPFLKKSLPAVRQLTPNPQLFIQEVDQPKPQAPATSKASASKAPASKAPAPTAGRTPTLLSTNSRPAHLSAASGQSIKSTQLVIQQPRGVVYKPAVTNPTPARTYLSVQNRSLVKPMVIQSGQYYNTGAVVRRTPFLVPPPPAQRHAFKDSVGSFREEDDINDVASMAGVNVSEENARILATNSGLVGSVERSCQDKPFLSPAPLLTHILHTGEKFGVSEVGSDVVSLVSHATQERLRELLEKVTVVAQHRKIALKEDYSHVQTSDVRSQLHFLEELERLEKQRRDDEERETLLRVARSRCNTDDPDQQLLKQRAKELQQLEQAQLQHREANLTALAAIGPRRKRPLDSNGNQVGPGGIVSVLQRAGVQRVTGVSLRDLLFCLEQDPPLRHSLTLYKGLLR; this is encoded by the exons ATGCCAACCACCGAAAACTCCGCAAATGAAACTCAGGCAGAGAAAAGTGCCTCCCCGGCAAACAGTGGCAGTGGAACCGCGAATATCTCGGACACTATTGTGCAGGTGGGAGCGACAGTCAAAGCCCCGACACCTTCTGCCAGTTGCCCTGCAATACCCGCCTTCATTTCGAAAGGTACAACGAAAGACCCCGACCCTGCCCATACCCAGCCACAGAACGCAAATAATGGATCCAGTGCCACCCAGCTTCCGTTGTCCGTGATGCATGTTGCACCTACTACCGCAACCGTGACTGTCGCACCTGTCCAGGCGAGCACTCAACCGGTCACGTCATCCACAACCATAAAGTCAGTCGTGAGCAACCTGCCTCCAACGGTGGTCATGATAACCACGGGACTGAGACCCATTTCTCCAATGGTTGCGGGACCGATAGTGAGCTCTCCAACGGTGACCATGAGCGCACAGCCACCAGTGCGCATGAGCTCTCCTTTGGGACCAGCGGTGACTCGAGTTGCCACCGCGACCCAGGCACCGGGGAAGGCTGCAGTGATAGCCATACCAAGACCAACAACTTTTCAGCAACCAGCTGCATCGATCAGACCCCCACAGACCACGTCCGTCCAGCTTCCAGCCAACTTTCATATCCCGCCAG GTATGGTGCTCATCCGTAGTGACAGTGGCCAACTGATGCTGGTTTCCCAACAAGCTTTGGCTGCAGCCCAGGGCCTCGCAGCCAGAACTCCTGGCACTGGGACCTCTCCTAGCCCTAGGCCACCAAccacacag GTGTCTGCAGCGACTGTCGTGAGAAAAGCTGAGAATCCAGGTGTGATCAGAgtgcctcctcctcctagcccccatGTGACCACAGCACAGAGTACACCCATGGTTAAG GTCGTAGGGGCTGCTCCGACCCCTCCTGCAGGCCAGATCCAGATCACCAGGCCTATGATCCGCCCAGTGGCCCCTGTCACAGTCACCCGTTCTCCTGGCCCTGGTCCTCTCATCATCCCAACCAAACCCACCAACACCCCCAGGGCCACACCCCCCACCATCACACCT GAGGTCCTGGAGAATGTGAAGAAGTGTAAGAACTTCCTAGTGACGCTGATCAAGCTGGCCTCTAGTGGAACCCACTCTGCTGACATGGCCAAGAACGTCCGAGAACTCGTCAAGAGCctgctg gATGGGAGACTTGAACCTGAGGAGTTCACTGACCAACTCTACCGTGAGCTCAAGTCTTCTCCCCAGCCCTACCTGGTACCCTTTCTCAAG AAAAGTCTCCCAGCTGTGCGGCAGCTCACCCCCAACCCACAGCTGTTCATCCAGGAGGTTGACCAACCGAAGCCACAGGCTCCAGCCACCTCCAAGGCCTCGGCCTCCAAAGCCCCGGCCTCCAAAGCCCCGGCCCCCACTGCAGGCCgcacccctaccctcctctccaccaactCTAGGCCTGCCCACCTCAGCGCTGCTAGTGGCCAGTCAATCAAATCCACCCAGCTA GTGATCCAGCAGCCTAGAGGTGTGGTGTATAAGCCTGCTGTGACAAACCCCACCCCGGCCCGTACATACCTGTCTGTTCAGAACAGGAGCCTGGTCAAACCTATGGTCATACAGTCAGGACAGTACTACAACACAG GTGCTGTTGTCAGGCGGACTCCTTTCCTTGTCCCACCGCCTCCAGCCCAGAGACACGCCTTCAAGGACAGTGTTGGTTCTTTCAG GGAGGAGGATGACATCAACGATGTGGCCTCCATGGCTGGGGTCAACGTGAGCGAGGAGAATGCCCGTATCCTAGCAACCAACTCTGGGCTTGTGGGCTCTGTGGAGCGATCCTGTCAGGACAAACCCTTCCTGTCCCCAGCCCCGCTGCTCACACACATCCTCCACACTG gtgagaagTTTGGAGTGTCCGAGGTGGGGTCAGACGTGGTCAGTCTGGTGTCTCACGCCACACAGGAGCGTCTCAGAGAGCTGCTGGAGAAAGTCACAGTGGTGGCACAGCATCGCAAGATTGCCCTCAAG GAGGACTACAGTCACGTTCAGACCAGTGATGTGCGTTCCCAGCTCCACTTCCTGGAAGAGCTGGAACGTCTGGAGAAGCAGAGGAGAGACGACGAGGAGAGGGAGACACTGCTCCGCGTCGCCAGG AGTCGCTGTAACACCGATGACCCAGACCAGCAACTACTGAAACAACGGGCCAAAGAG cTCCAGCAGTTGGAGCAGGCTCAGCTGCAGCACAGAGAAGCCAACCTCACTGCCCTGGCTGCCATCGGGCCTCGCAGGAAGAGACCACTGGACTCCAATGGAAACCAG GTGGGGCCAGGTGGCATTGTGTCAGTACTACAGAGGGCTGGGGTTCAGAGAGTGACTGGGGTCTCTCTGAGGGACCTACTCTTCTGTCTGGAACAGGACCCTCCTCTAcgacactctctcactctctacaaGGGCCTGCTCAGATag
- the LOC115108593 gene encoding proteasome subunit alpha type-7-like, with the protein MAARYDRAITVFSPDGHLFQVEYAQEAVKKGSTAVGIRGKDIVVLGVEKKSVAKLQEERTVRKICALDDHVCMAFAGLTADARIVINRARVECQSHRLTVEDPVTVEYITRHIATLKQRYTQSNGRRPFGISALIVGFDNDGTPRLYQTDPSGTYHAWKANSIGRSAKTVREFLEKNYTDEAIATDNEAIKLAIKALLEVVQSGGKNIELAVIRRNQPLKLLESKEIETLVAEIEKEKEEEAEKKKPKKST; encoded by the exons ATGGCCGCTAGATATGATAGAGCTATAACAGTATTTTCCCCCGATGGACACCTGTTTCAAGTGGAATATGCACAAGAGGCTGTGAAAAAAGGCTCTACTGCG GTGGGCATCAGAGGGAAAGACATTGTCGTTTTGGGTGTTGAGAAAAAGTCTGTAGCTAAACTCCAAGAGGAGAGGACTGTACGCAAGATATGTGCACTTGATGATCATGTCTGTATGGCATTTGCAG GTCTGACGGCCGATGCTCGTATTGTTATCAACAGAGCCAGGGTGGAGTGTCAGAGCCACCGGCTTACTGTAGAGGACCCTGTTACTGTGGAGTATATCACACGCCACATTGCCACACTCAAACAG CGCTACACACAGAGTAATGGACGCAGACCCTTCGGTATCTCTGCTCTGATCGTGGGCTTCGACAACGATGGAACCCCACGACTCTACCAAACGGACCCATCTGGAACATATCATGCCTGGAAG GCCAATTCTATTGGTCGCAGTGCAAAGACTGTTCGGGAGTTTCTGGAGAAGAACTACACAGACGAGGCCATCGCTACTGACAACGAGGCTATAAAGCTGGCCATCAAAGCCCTGCTGGAG GTTGTTCAGTCTGGAGGAAAGAACATTGAGCTGGCAGTGATCAGGAGGAATCAGCCACTGAAG CTTTTGGAGTCTAAAGAAATTGAAACCCTTGTGGCTGAAAtcgagaaggagaaagaggaggaggcagagaaaaagAAGCCGAAAAAATCTACATAA